Proteins from one Terriglobia bacterium genomic window:
- a CDS encoding SCO family protein: protein MRRIGPLGVSLLAALFLLAGIFVSRAAAANRWGANYFPNVPLTTQDGNTVHLYDDLLKGKTVVVSLFYSECQDSCPLETARLVQVQKMLGDHVGKDVFFYSISIDPEHDTPAVLKAYAEKFHVGPGWLFLTGKKADIDLVGRKLGLDADPTLNRDGHTVDLMIGNEPTGQWLRNSATDNARFLATNISTLIDGWNRHKPEVAAKSYAQAQPLAVTDRGQYLFATRCAPCHTIGNGVKIGPDLQGVTSMRDRTWLLRFIQKPDVMLTEKDPLATALFKQYKEIRMPNVRLGPDDTEALVKYLEGQTAKSGHVASTTKSGENEKAERKGLEN from the coding sequence ATGCGACGGATAGGTCCATTAGGTGTTTCGCTGCTTGCTGCATTGTTTTTGCTTGCTGGCATCTTCGTCTCTCGTGCCGCGGCTGCGAATCGCTGGGGAGCTAACTATTTTCCCAACGTCCCCCTGACCACGCAGGACGGAAATACCGTTCACCTCTATGACGACTTACTCAAGGGCAAGACCGTTGTTGTAAGCCTGTTTTACAGCGAGTGTCAGGATTCGTGTCCGCTGGAAACAGCGCGTCTGGTGCAGGTGCAGAAGATGCTGGGCGACCATGTTGGCAAAGATGTGTTTTTCTATTCGATCAGCATTGACCCTGAGCATGACACTCCGGCTGTGCTCAAAGCCTATGCTGAGAAATTTCACGTTGGGCCTGGCTGGTTGTTTCTCACGGGCAAGAAGGCCGACATTGACCTGGTGGGCAGAAAGCTTGGTCTTGACGCTGACCCAACCCTCAACCGTGATGGCCATACCGTTGATCTGATGATCGGCAACGAGCCCACAGGACAATGGCTGCGCAACTCCGCCACAGACAATGCCCGTTTTCTTGCCACAAATATCTCTACCCTGATCGACGGCTGGAACCGGCACAAGCCTGAAGTTGCCGCCAAAAGCTACGCCCAGGCCCAACCGCTGGCCGTGACCGACAGAGGGCAATACCTGTTCGCCACGCGTTGTGCGCCGTGCCATACCATCGGCAATGGAGTGAAGATTGGTCCCGACCTGCAGGGAGTAACCAGCATGCGTGACCGCACATGGCTCTTGCGTTTCATCCAAAAGCCAGATGTGATGCTGACGGAAAAAGACCCGCTGGCCACAGCGCTCTTCAAGCAATACAAAGAAATACGAATGCCCAATGTCCGCCTGGGACCCGATGATACGGAAGCCCTGGTCAAGTATCTGGAGGGTCAAACCGCGAAGTCAGGTCACGTTGCGTCCACCACAAAGAGCGGGGAAAACGAGAAGGCTGAAAGAAAAGGCTTGGAAAACTGA